The nucleotide window GGGCTTCTCGAACGCACCAGTGGCGTGTTGCCTTCCATGTCCACCTCGGCTTTAGACCTCCTTGTCAGAGAATAGTGGCCTCGTAAGGTGTCACCTCCGTGTTAGAGAATAGTGGCCTTGCAGGGTGTTAGGAGATGTTGCAGAAGTAGCGATAACTTTGCTCTAACGATACCCGCAACAGTTAGAGCTCAGCCAATTTCTCTATGGATGATAACTTTTAGTACATAACTTTAACATAGATAGCTTCATATGACACTCTCATCTAATCTTGAAATGTGTGTAAGAGCTTAACTCTTGATTAAGAGTtatcttttctctctcttctattaaaatataaaaaaatatatttagaGCTAGCTTAAAAGACGATTGTTGGAGCTGCCCTAACAAAAGGTGGAAGCAACAACCAGAGAACATGCTATGGTGAGAAGTGGCTTCAGACCGACGTATGCTCGTTTGGGATTATGTTGGTTCCTGcgtcctctctctccccatgtgTGAAAGATTCCACTAGTTTGTGCCAAACTTTTCCTACGCAGAAACTGAGCAACATGCATAGGTGTGGGATTGTGAAGAGACAAGGCATGTATAGCTAGCGTTGAGCAAACTGTGGTTTCAATCTCTCACGACATACGTAGAggtatgatttttttcctaaggcTAACACTACTGTATGCCAGCATTGATGTTGTACTCAGGAGCGTGTGGCCCATGCAAGCCAGCATGAATTTGCATTTCTTGTTTCAAACTATGTGTGTGCATTTCTTATATTTATATAATTTGGTCTCAAACGGGAGCTCGTTTACAAATATAAAGTTTTTTAGCAAATTTAGAACATACTAGGGGTTTTAAAACAAGACTAACATACCCTTTATTAAAAGCCTATGGAGCTAGTGGGTAGCAGAATTTTAGGGTGGTTGATTGAGCAAgtgtgtgtttagttcgcgaaatgaaaatttttggacgtcacatcggatgtttcggggatgtcgaaaggagttttcggatactaaggggtgtttggtttcctggactaaattttagtccatgttacatcggacgttcggatgctatttaggagaactaaatatgagttaattataaaactaattacacagatggagactaatttacgagacgaatttattaagcctaattaatccgccattagcatatatttactgtagcacaacattgtcaaatcatggactaattaggcttaaaaaattcgtctcgcaaattagccacaatctgtgcaattagttatttttttcgtctatatttaatacttcatgcatgtgtccaaacattcgatgggacagggactaaaattttcctgtagtaaccaaacaccccctaataaaaaaactaattacatagcttgcCTGGAAAcagcgagatgaatttattaagcctaattaatccatcattagcgcatgttagttactgtagcacttatggctaatcatggactaattagtcttaaaacattcgtctcgcgatttccaaccaaactgtgcaattagtttgtttcgtctatatttaatactccatacatgtgccgcaagattcgatgtgatagtttggggtaaaaatttttaggaactaaaccaggcctaatgCAAGCTTTAAGCGGGAGGTTTGGATGAGACTGCACCCTGATCCCTTAAATTTGTGGAGAAATTTGAAACACATCCCTTTTATTAATGCATTGCAACCACTCAACTACCTTGGATAGTACCCCCtctttctaaattataatacattttaatttttctaatatgcacttagatatacatagtaaaagcatCCGGAAAAAACCAAAATGTTTTACACTTTGAAGcggaggaagtagttagttgtgGGCATCAAATTGATGTAACATGTTCGGTTGCACAGCTGCCGCTACCTGCAGCCGCTGAGTactatgtgagagaaaaataagtGGCTCAACTGCTGCTTTTTATTCGTGTAGCCAAACAATCTGAATACTTACAATTCTATATTGTCTAGGTGCACAAGCATAAACATAGCTGCATTTTGTTTTGGGACGTTGTCATCATGACTAGATAGTGGAGTAACATTTTAAGCAAGTTTTGTTTCCACACTCGAGGCTCAAGGTTTTTTTTCAAAAGGAATGGAATTGTGACACAGAGAGAACGGTTAAATCTCATTCAATTGATCctaaattttaaaaataaaaataaaaataaaaaataattcaaGGCTCGCTACCTTCATCATCAATTTTTCTTCTCAAACGTGGGAGTTCCTTCACTTCGAAGCATGTTCTTCTGCATGCACCCGCTGCAACTGCCGGCCAGAGAGCAATAAACCTGGACGGACGCGCAGACAAAAATCTTTCCCTCAACTGTTAGGTCAGTCTCGAtacaatcggcctgttcgctggttggtttctgggctggtttgggctggctggtgctgatttattgtgagaggaaaacactgttggctggctggtttgggctggttgaaaccaacaagcgaacaggccgaatgttTCATGTCACTGATTTCAAGACCAGAACATGAAACACCCTttacgccttgtttagttggaccccaaagtctaaaaagttgctatagtacctgtcacatcgaatatttgcggtccgtgcatggagcattaaatgtagacgaaaagaaaaactaattgcacagtttggtggaaaattacgagacgaacgttttaatcctaattaatcaatgtttggacactatttgtcaaataaaaacgaaggcgctacagtaaccccaaattccaaatttcgcgaactaaacaagggcttagactTGTTGTAAGATTTAGTTTTTGTGTTTTGTCGACGATGCTACACAACTTGTTCGATTAGCTGGTTTATATCGTTGCTAATTCGTGAAAAaatactgctgactgatttgttTCAACTGGAATTTTACGATGATTTATGATAAGCCACCGCCAAACCAACGTGCTGACAATCGACGTCGACTCCGCGAGATGCCGCAGGCCGGCAAGCGAAGCAGGCAAGCCGTCCGGcctctcgtcgtcgtcgtcagactAGCAGCCACGTGCTCCGGCGCGGATCGGGCCGACCCGCCCCCGCGCGAGCGGCAGGAGGAGGTCGAGGCGGGCGCAGCGAAGCCTGGAGCGGTGGCGCGCGCGTCTGGAGCACGGGATCGACGAGACGACGACCATGAAACTTCCCCCCCTCAACGCTGGTTTCAGGCGCTTTCCAAGGAGTTGGAAACGGTGCGGTCTCGTTTCGTGGGGATGAAACGTTTCCCCTCTCTCCTTCTCAAAACGTACGAAGATTCTAATTTTGCTGACGTGTGCATAAAATCCTCGTGAAATGGCCTTTGACACTGGCCTTAGAAAACCAATTCTTTCTCGCAAAGAAAAAGCCCCGTCGGTTTCCTCCCATTTAACTCCGCTGTCCGCTTCCACTCCCGCCCGCGGCCCGCCCCGCCGCAcccccgtcgccgtcgccgcaggCCCGCAGCTGCCGCGATGCACAAGACGGCGCAGGCCTGGTTCACCGGCGGAACCGCCGCCTCCTCCGGCACCGCCGCCGAGTCGCAGCCGTCCCTCCTCGCGGACTGGAACTCGTACGCCGCCACCCGCTCCGAcgcctcctcgtcctcgccgCTCCCCTTCGACATCGAGGCCGCCGTCCGCTCCGCCAACGACACCGTCTCCGGCACCTTCAGCTCGTGAGCCCCCCCTTCCCCATCTCGACCCCAAAACCTCAGATCCGGTCTCCCCCCGCTCCCTCTCATCGGATCCGATCTGACTGCCGCAGGGTCACCAAGGGCGTGCGGGAGCTCCCGGGGAGCTTCCAGAGCGCCACCAGTAGCTTCCCCTCCGGGAAGGCGCTCATGTACTTCGGCCTCTTCCTCGCCACCGGCATCTTCTTCGTCTTCATCGCCTTCGCGCTCTTCCTCCCCGTCATGGTGCTCATGCCGCAGAAGTTCGCCATCTGCTTCACGCTCGGGTGCGCGCTCATCATTGCCTCGCTCTTCGCGCTCAAGGGGCCTGCCAACCAGCTCGCCCACATGACCTCCAAGGAGGTAATGCAGTTAGCTCGGCTCTGCACTGCTGTTACTTCTACACTTCCTGTAATTTAAGCATTAAGCTTCACTTTATCCTTTGGGAGGGTGGTATGCTGTTGCTGCTATAATCTATTATGAACTAATGATATATAGTCAAACTGGGTTTGTAAgctgttttctgaaaattcccGAGTCTTTGAAGCCATAAATCAGCTAGTTATCAGTTTGATCCTGTTATATTGGTCAGGATTTGTCGCTGGTCGCTGGTTTGTTACCACTAGACTTTTGAACCCAACATAGAGCCGTCTGTGATTTTGAATCCAGCACTAATGATTTTGTAATGTGTGGTAACAAGAAGCAAATCTTGCTCTTGAGTTCCTTGGTGAGCTCAGCTTATAAATTATGGCCATCTCCAAGCTGCAAAGGACTGTTATTAATTGATATTGAGAATTTGTTTCGATGTCTATCAATTGATATTTCTCTAGAATCGGCTGTAGCTTATCTGTGTTCTTTTTTAGTATCACACTTCATTTTTTGTATGTTTTAGGGAAATTTTTTGTATGTCTATCAATGGATATTGCAAAGTTGAAGTAACGGTTCCTTATCCCCCTTCTGTTTCATATATAGATTGTCTGGTAAAAGATAACATAATAAAATATCAAACAAGCAATTCAGAGGGTAAGTATCATCAATCTAAACAAATGGTTTGGGTTCTTTAGATATATCCTATAAAAGCATAAATATTTGGCTCAACATTCGGAGCTTTCTAACAAAGTTTGCTACAGTGTTTTTATAGTAATTAAATCTGTGGAGTGCAAATAAAATACTCTTGGATCTGTGTAGTGGACAGAATGGTTGGTGCAACTTAAAATCCATAGGAACAACCTCCTCCCAACCCAGaattgttattttaagttcagtTGTGTTTTTTACTATAACAGGCTTCAATATGCGCTTCAttcatcttgcttatttctattgAATCATAATGTGCAGTGTTATACCATCAGTATCAGGATTTGAAAACCTCAAGTTTCTAGGGAATTCCAATCTAGACCTGAATGAAATGCATTTTTTTTGGCTGGAGTCACTTCTATTAGCCCAAATTGGTTCCAAATAAAGATGTGGCTTTTTAGCCAGCCTCTCATCTTGTTTTGCTTGTTGACAACATTACATAAAATCTAGAGTTGAAAGAGACGAGTCATCTGGTGGGAGTCACTTTCATCAGCTGAAATTGTTGAGTCATTTGTTGAGAGTCACTTTCATCAGCTGAAATTGGGTCAAAATAAAAATGTTGCGGCTGTGGGGTATTCTTTACTTTGACCAGCCTCACCCCTAGCTGAAATTGATGACAACATTGCTTTGATGCCTATGGCGAAATGACTTCCCACTATTGCTTAATGGTTGCTTAACATACCTAATCTACCTTCCACACCCTTAATGCCTTCAAAAACATCATAAAAGCTGCAAGTCCGTACCAGCTACATATTTCCCACTTGTGCTAGGTTGAACTTTCTAATTTGAGAAATCAAGTCATTTGATGCATGTCAATGAGTACATCTTGAGTCTAGTTCAATTGTTAATCCACTGCTTGGTAAATTTATTTGTCTTTGGCAATTCCTACTTTGTTCATAACTTCATATTCTTCTAGCTGGCAAGACAAGGGGATTTTCTTTAAAACTGTTAACGCTGACTTCATAGTGAAGCTAGACCTTTTTATTGTTTCTGTAGAATTTATAAGTAGTTCTCGTACTGTTTTAATTTTCTTAAATGGCTGCAATATTTGTAACATGGAAACACATGATATCTAATGAAGAATTTTGTCTCATATCCTCTTCAGAGGCTACCGTTTTCAGTGGGATTTATTGGATGCATGGTTGGTACGATTTATGTTTCTATGGTGCTTCACAGCTATTTCCTCTCTGTGATCTTCTCAGTCCTTCAGGTATGTTTTTgatcaagattttttttttactcCGTCTATGTTTGTTCAAATCTTGCTATACTGTAAGGTCATTTGTTTTAGTGca belongs to Miscanthus floridulus cultivar M001 chromosome 4, ASM1932011v1, whole genome shotgun sequence and includes:
- the LOC136552841 gene encoding protein transport protein SFT2-like — protein: MHKTAQAWFTGGTAASSGTAAESQPSLLADWNSYAATRSDASSSSPLPFDIEAAVRSANDTVSGTFSSVTKGVRELPGSFQSATSSFPSGKALMYFGLFLATGIFFVFIAFALFLPVMVLMPQKFAICFTLGCALIIASLFALKGPANQLAHMTSKERLPFSVGFIGCMVGTIYVSMVLHSYFLSVIFSVLQVLALAYYTISYFPGGSSGLKFISSGLLSSATSLFRR